A window of Thiocapsa bogorovii genomic DNA:
GTCGGAGGTGGCTTGGTCGGGGTGACCTCATCCCTCAGAAATTAGGTAGGTTTTCGGGAGGATCAACCGTGCGGCTGCGATGTCGGTCTTCGGAGAGGGCGGCGTCGGGGCATCCGAGCGTCAGTCTAAGCGTTTCAAGGGAGGAAGGTTGCGGTCGGGTCGGCAAGTGTCGCCGGCGCGATGAGCACGGTGATCGTCGAGATGACGGCCGCGTGACCGTGCGTGGTTGGCGTAGAACTCGCGAGGGTAAGCGCACCGACTCAAAGATCCGTCATCATGGCAGCCATCTCCTCCGCTCGCTCCGGCAGTGCACCGTCGGCCATCGGGTAGATGATGCCCTCTTCTTTGTAGTTGTGCTGCTGAACCAGGAAATGCAGCGTCTCGAGGATGCCGAGAAACCCGTCCTTCTGGCGCGCATCGACCGTCTCGCCGAGCTCGGCGAGGAGCTGTCGCATCTGCGCATGCTCGCTGCACATGATCTCGATCGGATTTTCCGCGACGAGAAAGACCCGGGCGAGTGCGGGGAAGACGATGTCTTCCTCAAGCGCGAAATGACGGTCCATCGCGGCGACGAGTGCGGCGGCAGCAGCGCCGATGGCAGACCAATCCGAGCCGCCGGCACTGGCTTCGGCGGCTGCGAGAAGCCGGTCGCAGCGGTGGTGATCCTCTGTGAAGGTGTTGGTGATGGCCGTCATCATTACGCTATTTTTCCCGTGCTGAATCTTGAGGTGCGGTCATTCTCTGGCGCGTTGGAGGTCGACGCCTCGACGTGAGTCAGACGACAGGCGCGGGAAAAGGGTTGTTTGTCAGATAGGTTCCGCCAACGGGTGTTCAGTGCGGATCTCGGGATCGTCGAGTGGATCTCGACGCAGCTGGCCTGACGGCCCGCTGGACTTGGAGACGCCCCTGGGGTCGCACCCGGCGAGTCGGCGCGGGCGACAGGCACCGGGCATCCGTGGGTTCTGGTGGATGGGACACGAAATCCGCGGGGCGCCACTAAAACGCATCTATGTTCAAGGAAGTTAGGCTCAGGTCTCTCATTGCACATCGGGGGGCACTGGACTATCGTTTCTCCGGGCGATCACACCCCGGAACCGGAAAATGGCCAGACCTCTGCGGCTTGAGTTTTCCGGTGCGCTCTGTCATGTCACGTTGCGAGGGAACGAGCGCTGCAGCATCTTTCTCGGAGAAGTCGACAAGGTCCGGGCGGCGTTACTCGACGTCGTTGCGGGGACCTGTAAGCGCTTCAGCTGGATCTGCCATGCCTATTGCTTCATGTCCGACCACCACCCCTTGTTGGTGGAGATGCCAGATGCCGCTCCGTCGAAGGTCATGCGACAGCTGAACGGCATCTATACCCAGCACGTCAACCCCACCCACGGCCGTGTCCGCCATCTCTTTCAGGGGAGATTCAAAGCCATATTGGTCGAGCGGGAAAGCTACCTGCTGGAACTGGCCAGCTACGCGGTACTGAACTTGGTTCGGGCCGGGATGGTGCGAACCCCCGGCGAGTGGCCCTGGAGCGGCTACCTGGCGACGGCCGGGGAAACGCCAGCCCCAGAGTTCGTGGCCACAGATCGGCTGTTGCGGGCGTTCGCCGAGACCCGGGACGATGCGGTTGTTCGGTACCGACGGTTTGTCGCCGAAGGGATCGGCGCCGCTGGTCGTCGGATGGACTTTAAAGGCCAGATCTACCTAGGTTCCGAGCCTTTCGTCGCACTCGTGCAGGCGTTGATCGATCCCAACCGACAGTTGCAGGAAATCCCGAAATGCCAGCTGCGCGCGCAGCCGCAACCCTTGGACGAATACGTCTCATGCTACCCGGATCGAGAACGCCCGCTTGCCGAAGCCTAACGCACGGGAGCTTACAGCATGCAGACACTGGCGGAGCATTGCGGCATCAGTCGCATGACTGTGAGTCGGGCGGTGCGATACAACGAGCGGACCTCCATTGGCCCGGATGCCACATGCAGTGGCTCGATGGGTTTTGGCTCACCGATCGATCTCGATAACGGGGAATAGCCGTGGAAACACCATCACGAGCCTTTCTCCGCTCTTGGCAAGCGCTGAGTCTGGCCTTCTGCACCTTCCTGCTTGGTGCATTCGTGGCCCGCGCCTGGTTGCTTCAGGATCTAGCGGGCCAATTCATGAATTGTCGGCTGTGCATTCTTCCGGGGGTCGTGAAGGCGGACGCCCCCTTTCTGACGGTGCTCGCCTGGATCTTTCTAATCGCGTTGGCAAGGGCAACGATCTGGTGGTCCCTCCCATTGCGCGCCCTCGCGGTCGCGGGCCTGCTGATCTACCTAGCAGATCTCACGGTGATGTCGCAATTCTTCACGCGACTGACCGTTCCTGATCTGCGCATCTATCTTGCGCAACCCGAGATCGTGTTACGACATCTAACCGCCTTTTCATTACATCAATTGATTGTAGGGATCCTCATTCTCGTGTCACTCGCGACCTTGACTTTTCGGCGACTGGCGACACGACCTTCTCGTCGTCATCTCCAGATCTGGACGATCTCTATCCTTGTCTTGATCTCGCTCAATGAGTTCGCGATCCCAGCGCCGAATCTCGTTCATGAGTGGGCCATTCGGAACGTCCTGCTAGTTAACCAATCATCCGGCGTGTCACGCGATTACAGTGACGACACTCGCCAGCGGCAACACGAGATCGCCATGGCCGCCGCGCAAAATCAGAGATGCCGGGAGGGGCGTCATCGTCGAGACACTATCGTCATCCTGATCCTCGAATCCTGGTCCACCTACCATAGCGCTTACTGGTCTGGATTCAATGATTGGACGCCTCGATTGGACGAGCTCGCCAAAACTGGCTTAAATTTCTCCCGATTTCATGCAGGTGGGCCGAACACGAACGAAGGGCTAATCGCGATTTTGACCGGACGCGACTTCTCGTTGCCGATCTCCAGACCCCATGAGGTTCAACCATTCGAGACGGCTTGGGGGCTTATCGAAACACTGCCACGCCAGATCGGAAAACAGGGTTACCACACCGCCTTCTTGACCTCCGCGAACCTCGCGTTTACCCGGAAGGGGGAATGGCTTCGTGACATCGGCTTCGAGTATGTCGAGGGTCATGAGTATTCGGGCTACGCCGGCATCCCTCGGCATCATTTCGATTCCGTACCCGACGCTCGATTGCTGCGTCGCGCCAGGGACTATATCGCTCAATCAAGGGACAATCAGCGACCACTTTTTTTGGTCATCGAAACAGTAAGCTCCCATCATCCCTTTGTCCACCCCGACACGCGGGAGCGCAGCGAAGAGGCCGTGTTTCGTTATGTGGATGCCTCGGCCGCAACCTTTATCGATGATCTCCGGGCCGGCGGATTCTTCGACGATGGTGTGTTGATCGTGACCAGTGACCATCGCGCCATGACCATCTTGCCGGCACGAGAGCAACATGCCTTCGGGCGTTCCGCCGCGTCACTGATCCCCATGTTCATTCTGACGGGCGCTGCTACGGGCGAGCGTATCGACGATCTGTTCCACCAAGCCGACATCATGCCCACACTGCTCGCGCATGTGAGCGCCGAGATCTGTCACGAGGGGCCGGCGCGCGATCTTCTTGCGCCCCTGTTGCATCCTGGGCTCACGGAGCCGCGCTGCGTCTTCCATGCTCGGGGCGACCGCCGAGATCAGGTGGATGTCTTATGCGAGGACGGTAGTGGCACGGTACGTGTGAACGGGGATGCGAGCCAGTTCATTCAGGTCGAGGGGATTGAGCCGCCAGCTCAAGATGCATTGCTGGACGCGATCGCGCGGGAGCGGATCCGGGCTAGCGCAGGCTTGAATCCCTCGTCGACGAGTCGGTCGCACTGAGCATCCGTTCGGGTGCGCCCGGTAAGGATCGCGACCTCAGGGTTTCGAGTAGACCTGGCGCTTTCCGGATGCTAGCCCATCTTTGACGTGGTCGGGGCCGATTTCATGCCGGCGGGCCATCCATGCCATTGTTTCATATGTACACGACGGCCCCAATCCGAAAAGTAGTGCCGTATTATTTCTGCCTACCCTTAGGTGCCCGGCGGCGCATGGGCTGGCGTACGGGCATCTACATCCGTCGCACGCACACCCGCAACAGCGCCACCGGCGAGCGCTATCACACCCACCGCCTGGTGCGCTCCACGCGCGTCCGCAGCAAGGTTCGGCAGATCACGATTTTGAACCTGGGGCGCCATTTCGCGGTGCCGCCGGGGGAGGGGCCGACGCTGTGCGTGCGCCTGGAGGAGTTGCTCGGCGGGCAGGGCGTGCTGCCGGAGGGGGCGCCCTCGTTCTCGGTCGAGCGCACGGCGGTCCTCGGGGCGATGATCGCCCGGATGGCCGCGCCGGGCTCCGAGCGTGCCACCCGGAGCTGGTTTGTGGAGACCAGCGGGTTGGGCGAGTCGCTGGACATCGACTTCGAGGCCATGAATCTGAAGCGGTTCTACCGCGCATCGGATGCCCTGCTGCGCCACCGTGCCACGCTCGAGAAGATGCTGTTCGCCCGGGGCAGCGAGTTCTTCGGGTTGGATTGGACGGTCACGCTCTACTTCGATGCGGAGGCGGCGATATCGATCCAGACGGCCGAGCGCGCCGAGGGACATCTGTTCATCTGGCACTCCGAAATGTGGAGGGAAGGCGCCGGGTACAATTCGTTCCTTTTGTTGGTGCATCGTCGCCTGCTATCGTTGTTCCATCCATCGAGAACGGATGCTGCCCGACGACGTTGAGCTCACCGAGCGTCGTCAACCCCGCCCGCTGCCGACTCAAGGTTCATGGGCCGCTCATGCCGAGGCGTCCCGAGCTGCCCTCAAGATGTCACTCTCCATCCACACCAAGGTCTTCCTCATGCTCTTGCTCGCCTGCGTTCTGGTGTTGTCGGGCACCCAGGCGTTCGTGCACTGGTCGCTCCAACGCGGATTGGTCGAGCTGGCCGAGGCGCGCGAGCAAGCGCGAATCGAGGTCATCGGCGAGCGTCTCACCGAGATCTATGCCCGAGAGGAGAGTTGGGCTGCGTTGCGGGCGTCGCCGCGGCTGTGGCTCGGTGCGCTGCTGGGGCGCGATTGGCCGCCCGAGGGGCGACGTGGCCGACCGGGTGAGATCTCGCGCCCGCCGCCCTGGGCGCGCCGCTTCATCGGGCCGCATCACGAGGCGGACGGCGGCGATCGCTTCGTTTGGCCACCGGCGCCGACGTTGCGAGACGAGCGACGGGACCAAGGTGCACCGATCGAGCAGCGTCTGATGCTGCTCGACGCCGAGGGCACCTTGATCTACGGACGACCCGAGTTGTTGGCCGACACTCGGCGTTTCCCATTGCATCTCGACGGTACGCCCATCGGCGAGCTTGCGGTGATCGCGGGTCCCCCGGTCGCGGAGCTCGCCGATCTGCATTTCGTCGAGCGTCAGGGCGGGCGACTCTGGCTGATCGTCGCGGCGATGCTGGCACTCGCGGCCGCCTTGGCCTATCCCTTGTCCAGTCGACTCATCCGGCCGGTGAACGAGTTCCAGCGGACCGCTCGCCGACTGGCGGCCGGGGACTATGACGCACGCGTCGCGATCCGAGGCGGAGACGAGATCGCCCGCTTGGGCCGGGACATCAACGCCCTGGCGGATGCCCTGGGGCGCAACGACCGTGCGCGTCGTCAGTGGGTCGCGGACATCTCCCATGAGCTGCGCACGCCGATCTCTCTGTTGCGAGCGCATCTGGAAGCGATGCAGGACGGCGTGAGGCCGCTGGAGCGCGCGCAGATCGATCGCCTGCACGGGGACGTGCTGCGTCTCTCTCGCCTGGTCGAAGACCTGAACGACCTCGCGACGACGGATCTCGGCGCACTCGCCTACCGCATGCAGGAGATCGACCTTGCCGAGCTCCTCCGCGAGCATATCGAGGCCTTCAGGACGCGTTTCGAGGCCGCGGGGCTCGACTTGGTGTTCGACAATCGGCTTGCCGGTGGGCGTGACCCGGATCCGGCCGTTGGTGCTCCGCTGTGCGCGGACGCGGGCCGTATCTCCCAACTCTTCGGTAATCTGCTTCACAATAGCCTGAGCTACACCGATTCGGGCGGGGGCCTGACGGTGACCTTGGACGCAGCGCCGCTCGGCGGCTATCGGATCACCTTCGAGGATACGGCGCCTGGCGTCCCGACCGAAGATCTGCCGCGGCTCTTCGAGCGTCTGTATCGCGTCGATGCCTCGCGCAGCCGCCACACGGGCGGCGCCGGACTGGGTCTTGCGATCGCGAAGAACGTGGTGCTGGCTCATGGCGGCACCATCGAGGCACAAGCAGCAGACGCGGGCGGCTGTGCGATCCGGATCGAGCTGCCGGCAGACCGAGGAACGAGGATTTAGATGAGCCAAATCGCACTGCCGTTGATTCTCATCGTCGAGGACGAG
This region includes:
- a CDS encoding hemerythrin domain-containing protein; the protein is MMTAITNTFTEDHHRCDRLLAAAEASAGGSDWSAIGAAAAALVAAMDRHFALEEDIVFPALARVFLVAENPIEIMCSEHAQMRQLLAELGETVDARQKDGFLGILETLHFLVQQHNYKEEGIIYPMADGALPERAEEMAAMMTDL
- a CDS encoding LTA synthase family protein, coding for METPSRAFLRSWQALSLAFCTFLLGAFVARAWLLQDLAGQFMNCRLCILPGVVKADAPFLTVLAWIFLIALARATIWWSLPLRALAVAGLLIYLADLTVMSQFFTRLTVPDLRIYLAQPEIVLRHLTAFSLHQLIVGILILVSLATLTFRRLATRPSRRHLQIWTISILVLISLNEFAIPAPNLVHEWAIRNVLLVNQSSGVSRDYSDDTRQRQHEIAMAAAQNQRCREGRHRRDTIVILILESWSTYHSAYWSGFNDWTPRLDELAKTGLNFSRFHAGGPNTNEGLIAILTGRDFSLPISRPHEVQPFETAWGLIETLPRQIGKQGYHTAFLTSANLAFTRKGEWLRDIGFEYVEGHEYSGYAGIPRHHFDSVPDARLLRRARDYIAQSRDNQRPLFLVIETVSSHHPFVHPDTRERSEEAVFRYVDASAATFIDDLRAGGFFDDGVLIVTSDHRAMTILPAREQHAFGRSAASLIPMFILTGAATGERIDDLFHQADIMPTLLAHVSAEICHEGPARDLLAPLLHPGLTEPRCVFHARGDRRDQVDVLCEDGSGTVRVNGDASQFIQVEGIEPPAQDALLDAIARERIRASAGLNPSSTSRSH
- a CDS encoding transposase, whose protein sequence is MARPLRLEFSGALCHVTLRGNERCSIFLGEVDKVRAALLDVVAGTCKRFSWICHAYCFMSDHHPLLVEMPDAAPSKVMRQLNGIYTQHVNPTHGRVRHLFQGRFKAILVERESYLLELASYAVLNLVRAGMVRTPGEWPWSGYLATAGETPAPEFVATDRLLRAFAETRDDAVVRYRRFVAEGIGAAGRRMDFKGQIYLGSEPFVALVQALIDPNRQLQEIPKCQLRAQPQPLDEYVSCYPDRERPLAEA
- a CDS encoding ATP-binding protein, whose translation is MSLSIHTKVFLMLLLACVLVLSGTQAFVHWSLQRGLVELAEAREQARIEVIGERLTEIYAREESWAALRASPRLWLGALLGRDWPPEGRRGRPGEISRPPPWARRFIGPHHEADGGDRFVWPPAPTLRDERRDQGAPIEQRLMLLDAEGTLIYGRPELLADTRRFPLHLDGTPIGELAVIAGPPVAELADLHFVERQGGRLWLIVAAMLALAAALAYPLSSRLIRPVNEFQRTARRLAAGDYDARVAIRGGDEIARLGRDINALADALGRNDRARRQWVADISHELRTPISLLRAHLEAMQDGVRPLERAQIDRLHGDVLRLSRLVEDLNDLATTDLGALAYRMQEIDLAELLREHIEAFRTRFEAAGLDLVFDNRLAGGRDPDPAVGAPLCADAGRISQLFGNLLHNSLSYTDSGGGLTVTLDAAPLGGYRITFEDTAPGVPTEDLPRLFERLYRVDASRSRHTGGAGLGLAIAKNVVLAHGGTIEAQAADAGGCAIRIELPADRGTRI